A single region of the Psychrobacter alimentarius genome encodes:
- a CDS encoding HNH endonuclease, whose amino-acid sequence MPIAEFQLNFLRRIQWLLESSSYTSTYKFALLMAIVNLSIESGIDDDSEYSISYEQLAEQFIQLYWTQALPYSDQSSDSVLRQSSTTGQASVINSILDLQHKTKTTSLTMACTQNIKLWQSTIKDIASTIKKYPARYLQSAEDKVSREFLYVYDSKSKVITLKPGIAYCFTRFSKIINKLCQQYWTEFVRKNSRNQIHFSDDIDLQQFLFNQSRQSLKVLIPILIDTQQGRCFYCHKPLRNNIEVDHFIPWSKYPIDTTHNFVLTDHSCNNSKRDYLAQELFYEKWLERNQRHGHTIEQEAKNIGFTTNQLRSETISQWAYQIAVEHEDLVWSPEPSIKLRTINPGLLPRLRG is encoded by the coding sequence GTGCCAATAGCAGAATTCCAGCTTAACTTTTTAAGACGTATTCAATGGCTACTTGAATCTAGCTCTTACACCTCGACTTATAAATTTGCCTTATTAATGGCAATTGTTAATCTGTCTATAGAGTCTGGAATTGATGATGACAGTGAATACAGTATTTCTTATGAGCAGTTAGCAGAGCAGTTTATACAGCTTTACTGGACACAAGCATTACCATACTCGGATCAAAGTAGTGATTCTGTACTCAGACAAAGCAGTACAACAGGGCAGGCTAGTGTTATTAATAGCATTCTAGATTTGCAGCATAAAACTAAGACAACCAGTCTGACTATGGCTTGCACACAAAATATCAAACTATGGCAATCGACTATAAAAGATATTGCTTCAACTATCAAAAAGTACCCCGCAAGATATCTGCAAAGTGCGGAGGACAAAGTTAGTCGTGAGTTCTTATATGTTTATGACTCAAAATCAAAGGTAATAACTTTAAAGCCTGGTATTGCATACTGTTTTACACGCTTTAGTAAAATAATTAACAAGCTATGCCAGCAATACTGGACAGAGTTCGTACGTAAGAACAGTCGTAACCAAATACATTTTAGTGATGATATTGATTTGCAGCAGTTCTTGTTTAACCAATCACGCCAAAGTCTAAAAGTATTAATACCTATACTGATTGATACTCAGCAGGGACGATGCTTTTATTGCCATAAACCCTTAAGAAACAATATCGAAGTGGATCACTTTATTCCTTGGTCGAAATATCCAATTGATACGACTCATAACTTCGTACTTACAGATCATAGCTGCAATAACAGCAAACGTGACTATCTTGCCCAAGAGCTATTTTATGAAAAGTGGTTGGAACGCAATCAACGACATGGCCATACGATTGAACAGGAAGCAAAAAATATTGGCTTTACGACCAATCAACTTCGCTCTGAAACAATCAGCCAGTGGGCTTATCAAATAGCGGTGGAACATGAGGATCTAGTCTGGTCACCAGAACCAAGTATAAAACTACGAACTATTAACCCTGGTTTACTGCCTAGGCTTAGGGGCTGA
- a CDS encoding lytic murein transglycosylase encodes MPLYTLPTISRLSLALSLLAVTSSTYATNTNSINPIRPAVDNQQLTACLDNLAQKGVFASVKDIFARNRPTEVDPSVLEALNYQPEFSKEPWDYLASLVDKERVVDGIAASEHYADVLAKIEAHYGVSRYDVLGVWGVESDFGTTLGKKDVINSLATLSCFGHRQSYFRGEYVSALKILKQGDITKSDFKGSWAGAFGQTQFMPSTFLQLAQDFDGDNRKDLVNSQADALASTANFLKSSGYQSNQPWGYEVRLPSDTNFSNNRKNKKLVSHWKNIGITLPDGGALPDTLSSVGLFLPAGKQGPAFLVGRNFDAFYAYNASENYALAIAHLSQRIEQKNTDVNFANAWPTDDLGLSRKESREVQESLNLLGYNIGEVDGIIGDKTRQTIQKYQVDIGIKADGKAGKKIYQRLMASTSKLREAAKVQAKINAETKTAVNSNSQSTTQKPSDTKSSYGLSNLLENKTLLPILISLLVALSVAIFINRKRQ; translated from the coding sequence ATGCCATTGTATACATTACCCACCATCTCACGCTTATCACTCGCACTATCCCTACTAGCCGTGACCAGCAGCACTTATGCAACTAACACGAACAGCATAAACCCGATTAGACCTGCTGTTGATAATCAACAACTTACAGCCTGTTTAGACAATTTGGCTCAAAAAGGTGTATTTGCAAGCGTCAAAGACATTTTTGCTCGGAATCGCCCTACTGAAGTAGACCCTAGCGTATTAGAAGCCCTAAATTATCAGCCAGAATTCTCTAAAGAGCCATGGGATTACCTAGCCAGCTTAGTGGACAAAGAGCGCGTTGTTGACGGTATCGCTGCAAGTGAGCATTATGCCGATGTCTTAGCAAAAATCGAAGCTCACTATGGGGTCAGTCGCTATGATGTGCTCGGCGTTTGGGGAGTAGAATCGGATTTTGGAACGACCTTAGGCAAAAAAGATGTGATTAACTCATTAGCGACCTTATCTTGCTTTGGCCATCGTCAAAGTTATTTTCGCGGGGAATATGTCAGTGCTCTAAAAATATTAAAGCAAGGAGATATTACTAAGTCTGACTTTAAAGGTTCATGGGCAGGAGCGTTTGGGCAAACTCAGTTTATGCCCTCTACTTTTTTACAGCTCGCACAAGATTTTGATGGCGATAATCGTAAAGACTTAGTTAATAGCCAAGCCGATGCCCTAGCCTCAACCGCTAACTTCCTAAAAAGTAGTGGCTATCAAAGTAACCAACCTTGGGGCTATGAGGTCCGCTTACCTTCAGATACGAACTTTTCAAACAATCGTAAAAATAAAAAATTAGTATCACATTGGAAAAACATCGGCATTACTCTGCCAGATGGTGGCGCATTACCTGATACCTTATCTTCGGTAGGTTTATTTTTACCCGCTGGTAAACAAGGGCCCGCATTTTTAGTGGGCCGTAATTTTGATGCATTTTATGCTTATAATGCCTCAGAAAATTACGCGCTAGCGATTGCCCATTTATCACAGCGTATTGAACAAAAAAATACCGATGTGAATTTTGCCAATGCGTGGCCAACTGACGATCTGGGCTTGAGCCGTAAAGAGTCTCGCGAGGTTCAAGAATCATTAAATTTACTTGGCTATAATATAGGTGAAGTCGATGGCATTATTGGAGATAAAACACGCCAAACGATTCAAAAATATCAAGTAGATATCGGTATTAAGGCCGATGGTAAAGCGGGCAAAAAAATATATCAGCGACTCATGGCCAGTACTTCTAAACTAAGAGAGGCTGCCAAAGTACAGGCCAAAATTAATGCTGAAACTAAGACTGCCGTTAATTCGAACTCACAAAGCACAACCCAAAAACCATCTGACACAAAGTCCAGTTACGGCTTGTCTAACTTATTAGAGAATAAAACCTTACTTCCTATTCTTATTAGCCTGTTAGTTGCCCTAAGCGTTGCTATCTTTATTAACAGAAAGCGCCAATAA
- a CDS encoding tetratricopeptide repeat protein, with product MNKNLQYTLMSFTGVLLMIIASGAFDSDPYYDEAYYDDTESNELYDIGEPGESQAGADAEVAVADAEADMQAADTSVIDEQNIEWVNELALIDEQYPNDMERLERYQSLIDNNKNPYAPILLANTIVNVKNQSRNVSIFEEWLDNFNFDIESLNSLDSLANNQNINAMFLLGTYYYQVQRYELSRNWLEQAANQGHAGAMNQLAWIYREGLGVSEDLDYAVVWHRYSAEANYPRAMTNLAYLYSIGKGVEKDLETSEMWYKRAAELNSASGIYAVAVYYLNGTGGMPKNEQEGVRLLMESAKLGHKRAMYAIGLRYEYGNGLEQNIDQAIDWYSESAKLGEPDAVAAMNRLNY from the coding sequence ATGAATAAAAATCTTCAATATACATTAATGAGTTTTACAGGTGTTTTACTTATGATCATCGCCTCAGGAGCTTTTGATTCTGATCCATACTATGATGAGGCATACTATGATGATACTGAGTCAAATGAGCTATATGATATTGGTGAGCCAGGAGAGTCACAGGCAGGGGCCGACGCTGAAGTGGCTGTAGCTGACGCTGAAGCAGATATGCAAGCGGCAGACACTAGTGTAATAGATGAACAGAACATTGAATGGGTAAATGAATTAGCTTTGATAGATGAACAATATCCTAACGATATGGAGCGTTTAGAGCGTTATCAGAGTCTGATAGATAACAATAAAAATCCTTATGCCCCAATCCTGCTAGCAAATACAATTGTCAATGTCAAAAATCAATCTAGAAACGTAAGTATATTTGAAGAATGGCTCGATAATTTTAACTTTGATATAGAGTCACTCAATAGCCTTGATAGCTTAGCAAATAATCAAAATATTAACGCAATGTTCTTATTAGGCACGTATTACTATCAGGTACAGCGTTATGAGCTTTCTAGAAATTGGCTTGAACAAGCAGCAAATCAAGGTCATGCAGGAGCAATGAATCAGCTAGCGTGGATATATAGAGAAGGGCTTGGTGTTAGCGAGGATCTTGATTATGCGGTAGTTTGGCATCGTTACTCTGCTGAGGCTAATTATCCCCGTGCTATGACTAACTTAGCTTACCTTTATAGTATTGGTAAAGGGGTTGAAAAAGACTTAGAAACTTCGGAAATGTGGTATAAAAGAGCGGCTGAGTTAAATAGTGCTTCAGGAATTTATGCAGTAGCGGTCTACTACCTAAATGGCACAGGCGGTATGCCAAAAAATGAACAAGAAGGGGTTAGGTTGCTAATGGAGTCTGCAAAGCTTGGACACAAGCGAGCCATGTATGCTATAGGCTTGCGCTATGAATATGGTAATGGGTTAGAACAAAATATTGACCAAGCTATTGATTGGTATAGTGAATCTGCAAAGCTAGGTGAGCCTGATGCTGTTGCTGCTATGAATCGATTGAATTATTGA